The proteins below come from a single Danio aesculapii chromosome 23, fDanAes4.1, whole genome shotgun sequence genomic window:
- the LOC130217799 gene encoding protein-glutamine gamma-glutamyltransferase 2-like has translation MIKLVGLLIDAETREFYRAKKTIVLDAPEIIINILGVPKVGRNLVADLALQNPLPEPLENCLFTIHGANLTEGKPITHEVGTVGPKEFAIAKVEFTPKLPGQRKLVIDFASDKLHNIESYENLVIYE, from the exons ATGATCAAACTGGTGGGTTTACTCATCGATGCAGAGACACGGGAATTCTACCGAGCAAAGAAGACCATCGTACTGGATGCCCCTGAAATAATCATCAAT ATCCTGGGTGTGCCAAAAGTGGGCCGGAATCTGGTGGCAGACTTAGCGCTGCAGAATCCACTGCCGGAGCCTCTGGAGAACTGCCTGTTCACTATACATGGAGCCAACCTGACGGAGGGCAAACCCATCACTCATGA GGTTGGAACAGTCGGTCCTAAAGAATTTGCCATTGCCAAAGTGGAGTTCACACCCAAGCTGCCGGGACAAAGAAAATTAGTAATCGATTTTGCCAGCGATAAACTTCACAACATTGAGAGCTATGAGAATCTGGTCATCTATGaataa